The following are encoded together in the Lathyrus oleraceus cultivar Zhongwan6 chromosome 3, CAAS_Psat_ZW6_1.0, whole genome shotgun sequence genome:
- the LOC127132584 gene encoding nitrogen regulatory protein P-II homolog translates to MALISSTNVFNFASFQLKQTEIPFSTFSVIRKRFGDCPNRNVLLSSRRTAPILPKVRAQNLPDYVPDSKFYKIEAILRPWRIPHVSSALLKMGIRGVTVSDVKGFGAQGGSTERQGGSEFSEDSFVVKVKMEIVVRKNQVEAVLDKILESARTGEIGDGKIFLMPVSDVIRVRTGERAEKAERMAGGLTDLSSVRTK, encoded by the exons ATGGCTTTGATCTCGAGTACGAACGTGTTCAATTTTGCGAGTTTTCAGCTCAAACAAACTGAAATTCCTTTTTCAACTTTCAGCGTCATTCGCAAGCGTTTCGGAGATTGTCCTAACCGCAATGTGCTTCTAAGTAGCAGAAGAACTGCACCGATTCTTCCCAAAGTCAGAGCTCAGAATCTTCCTG ACTATGTTCCAGATTCCAAGTTTTACAAAATTGAAGCGATTCTCAG GCCATGGAGAATTCCTCATGTTTCTTCG GCTTTGTTGAAAATGGGAATTCGTGGTGTCACTGTATCTGATGTCAAGGGGTTTGGTGCTCAGGGTGGTTCGACAGAGAGGCAGGGAG GCTCTGAATTTTCTGAAGACAGTTTTGTTGTCAAAGTTAAAATGGAAATAGTAGTGAGGAAAAACCAG GTTGAGGCAGTGCTCGACAAAATTTTGGAGTCAGCAAGGACTGGGGAGATTGGTGATGGCAAAATTTTCT TGATGCCTGTATCTGATGTAATAAGAGTTCGCACAG GTGAGCGTGCTGAAAAGGCTGAGAGGATGGCTGGTGGGTTGACTGATCTATCATCTGTTAGAACCAAATAA